In a single window of the Sylvia atricapilla isolate bSylAtr1 chromosome 18, bSylAtr1.pri, whole genome shotgun sequence genome:
- the LOC136369343 gene encoding myosin-7-like, translating to MAEELKKEQDTSAHLERMKNNLDQMMNGLQHSLDEAEELAQRAGKKQMQKLVARIRELEAELKGEHEQSSEDLQTNCKSEWRLKALIFHCQEQTRNLIKLKDLIDELEVKIKSYRRQAEETGEQANIDLSILTNALHGIGEALERADTAERQVNKLRAKAQGYLATKVVSETEK from the exons ATGGCAGAAGAGCTGAAGAAGGAGCAGGACACCAGTGCCCACCTGGAGAGGATGAAGAATAATCTGGACCAGATGATGAATGGCCTGCAGCACAGTCTAGATGAGGCTgaggagctggcacagagggcagggaagaaGCAGATGCAGAAGCTGGTGGCCAGG ATCCGAGAATTAGAAGCTGAACTGAAAGGAGAACATGAACAATCCTCAGAGGATCTGCAAACCAACTGCAAATCTGAATGGCGTTTGAAAGCGCTCATTTTTCAT TGTCAGGAACAAACGAGGAACCTGATTAAGTTAAAAGATCTGATAGATGAACTGGAGGTGAAAATCAAATCCTACAGAAGACAAGCTGAGGAAACT GGTGAACAAGCCAATATTGATCTCTCCATATTGACAAATGCATTGCATGGGATAGGTGAGGCCCTGGAAAGGGCAGATACTGCTGAGAGGCAAGTAAATAAACTCAGAGCTAAGGCCCAAGGATACCTTGCTACAAAG GTGGtgtcagaaactgaaaaatga